The Coffea arabica cultivar ET-39 chromosome 3c, Coffea Arabica ET-39 HiFi, whole genome shotgun sequence genome contains a region encoding:
- the LOC113734410 gene encoding probable pectate lyase 8, with protein sequence MASSPSAKKWVVSVCSIMLLAVVIIVGVVASVRKFEASNLSDAELEKLQSLHNSTMAARLEEVEAALAENAVDDPEEIASMVAMSINNSTERRKLGFFSCGTGNPIDDCWRCDPNWQKNRKRLADCGIGFGRNAIGGRDGRYYVVTDSSDDDPVNPRPGTLRHAVIQDQPLWIVFKRDMVITLKQELIMNSFKTIDARGVNVHIANRACITIQFVTNIIIHGLHIHDCKPTGNAMVRSSPSHYGWRTMADGDAISIFGSSHIWVDHNSLSNCADGLVDAVMGSTAITISNNYFTHHNEVMLLGHSDSYVRDKQMQVTIAYNHFGEGLIQRMPRCRHGYFHVVNNDYTHWEMYAIGGSASPTINSQGNRYLAPLNPFAKEVTKRVETAESQWKGWNWRSEGDLMLNGAYFTPSGAGASASYARASSLGAKSSSMVASMTSGAGVLDCRRGRTC encoded by the exons ATGGCTTCTTCTCCTTCTGCGAAGAAATGGGTGGTTTCTGTTTGCTCCATAATGCTGCTTGCGGTTGTTATCATCGTCGGAGTTGTAGCTTCTGTTCGGAAATTTGAAGCTTCAAACCTGAG CGATGCTGAACTGGAGAAGCTGCAGAGCTTACACAACTCGACAATGGCGGCAAG GTTGGAAGAGGTCGAGGCTGCTTTGGCTGAGAACGCAGTTGATGACCCCGAAGAGATTGCTTCAATGGTGGCAAT GAGCATCAATAACAGCACTGAGAGGAGAAAACTTGGATTTTTCTCATGTGGAACTGGTAATCCTATTGATGACTGCTGGCGCTGTGATCCGAATTGGCAAAAGAACCGCAAGCGCCTTGCTGATTGTGGAATTGGTTTTGGACGCAATGCCATTGGCGGCCGTGACGGCCGGTATTATGTTGTGACTGACTCTAGTGATGATGACCCTGTTAACCCCCGGCCTGGTACCCTGCGCCATGCTGTTATCCAGGATCAGCCCCTTTGGATTGTGTTTAAGCGTGATATGGTCATCACACTGAAGCAGGAATTAATCATGAACAGCTTTAAAACAATTGATGCCCGTGGAGTGAATGTCCACATTGCTAATCGTGCGTGCATCACAATCCAATTTGTTACCAATATCATAATTCATGGACTGCACATCCATGATTGTAAACCCACTGGGAATGCCATGGTTAGAAGCTCTCCATCACATTATGGCTGGAGGACAATGGCTGATGGTGATGCCATCTCCATCTTCGGTTCGAGCCATATCTGGGTAGACCACAATTCCCTCTCTAACTGTGCTGATGGCCTTGTTGATGCTGTCATGGGCTCGACTGCTATTACCATTTCCAACAACTATTTTACCCACCACAATGAG GTAATGCTCTTGGGTCACAGTGATTCCTACGTGAGAGACAAGCAAATGCAAGTGACAATTGCCTACAACCACTTTGGAGAGGGTCTCATTCAGAGAATGCCAAG GTGCAGACACGGGTACTTCCATGTGGTTAACAATGACTACACTCATTGGGAGATGTATGCCATAGGTGGAAGTGCTAGTCCCACAATTAATAGCCAGGGAAATCGTTACCTCGCCCCGCTCAACCCTTTTGCAAAGGAG GTAACAAAGAGGGTGGAAACTGCTGAATCCCAGTGGAAGGGTTGGAACTGGAGATCAGAGGGCGACCTGATGCTTAATGGTGCCTATTTCACTCCATCTGGAGCAGGGGCCTCGGCCAGCTATGCCAGAGCTTCAAGTTTAGGTGCCAAGTCGTCTTCCATGGTCGCATCAATGACTTCTGGTGCTGGTGTCCTTGATTGCCGCAGGGGCCGCACTTGTTAG